A DNA window from Ipomoea triloba cultivar NCNSP0323 chromosome 10, ASM357664v1 contains the following coding sequences:
- the LOC116033653 gene encoding la-related protein 6C-like isoform X1 produces MESVRGNDQGKKKMGGGSVSIGGTSSSGGGCFKLNVHAPEFIPRSFTQIPVSGYYYPYSQYQDWIYVGDQDSFPFFDNKNVVLPQDHRKDDLPEEVRLKIIKQVEYQLSDMSLLANENLAKQMSKDPEAYVPITSVASTKKIKSLLSNKPMQVLAQALRSSSKLNVSNDGKKVKRKQPFTDKDKEELQVNESWHFDLLVKMVCFASPIVCLKRFSSFLKSRTVVAENLPDDHSHHNIEKIFNVVGSVKTIRVCHPQDSNSSASKGEHFISNKLHALIEFESPEIAEKAVERLNDEKNWRKGLRVKMLLRRSPKSVLKNRKSDFDGYLDDDELAEDASQPIQPEPANDTNNIAEESSTASKKGWGKGRVKLRQQQSLSYSARGLLSASPQSNCHIQSEGPAKPIVKVPRMPDGTRGFTMGRGKPLGAAAPSSLSCVV; encoded by the exons ATGGAAAGCGTGAGAGGGAATGATCAGGGCAAGAAGAAAATGGGCGGTGGCAGTGTGAGTATTGGTGGCACAAGCAGCAGCGGCGGCGGTTGTTTCAAATTAAATGTTCATGCTCCAGAATTCATTCCTAGATCGTTTACCCAGATCCCAGTTTCGGGATATTACTACCCATATTCGCAGTACCAGGATTGGATTTATGTGGGTGATCAAGATTCATTCCCCTTTTTCGACAATAAAAATGTTGTCTTGCCTCAGGACCACCGCAAGGATGACCTCCCTGAAGAAGTCAGGCTAAAGATCATCAAACAG GTGGAGTACCAGCTAAGTGACATGAGCTTGCTTGCAAACGAGAACTTGGCCAAACAAATGAGCAAGGATCCTGAGGCCTATG TTCCTATAACTTCTGTGGCCTCTACCAAGAAGATCAAGTCTCTTCTTAGTAATAAACCTATGCAAGTGCTTGCTCAAGCGCTCCGGTCCTCATCAAAGCTG AATGTGAGCAACGATGGCAAGAAGGTTAAACGAAAGCAACCCTTCACTGATAAGGACAAAGAGGAGCTGCAGGTGAACGAATCTTGGCATTTTGATCTCCTTGTAAAAATGGTCTGTTTTGCTTCCCCTATTGTGTGCTTAAAACgcttttcttctttcttgaaGTCGCGTACTGTTGTGGCTGAGAATTTACCTGATGATCACTCCCATCATAATATTGAGAAGATATTCAATGTGGTTGGAAG TGTGAAAACCATCAGAGTATGCCATCCCCAAGATTCCAATTCTTCTGCTTCAAAGGGAGAACATTTCATTAGCAATAAG CTCCACGCTTTGATAGAGTTTGAGAGTCCTGAAATAGCCGAGAAAGCT GTGGAGAGGTTGAATGATGAAAAGAATTGGCGAAAGGGGTTAAGAGTAAAGATGTTACTTAGGCGCTCA CCAAAGTCTGTTTTAAAGAACAGGAAGTCGGATTTTGATGGCTATTTAGACGACGATGAGCTAGCAGAAGATGCCTCGCAACCTATTCAACCAGAACCAGCTAATGACACTAACAATATT GCTGAAGAGAGCTCGACTGCATCGAAGAAGGGATGGGGAAAAGGCCGAGTGAAACTCAGGCAGCAACAAAGCTTGAGTTACAGCGCCCGTGGCCTTCTTTCTGCATCGCCACAGTCTAACTGCCATATCCAATCTGAAGGGCCCGCTAAGCCGATTGTAAAGGTGCCAAGAATGCCAGATGGAACTCGAGGCTTCACAATGGGACGGGGAAAGCCACTCGGGGCTGCTGCTCCATCCAGCTTATCATGCGTCGTCTGA
- the LOC116033653 gene encoding la-related protein 6C-like isoform X2: MESVRGNDQGKKKMGGGSVSIGGTSSSGGGCFKLNVHAPEFIPRSFTQIPVSGYYYPYSQYQDWIYVGDQDSFPFFDNKNVVLPQDHRKDDLPEEVRLKIIKQVEYQLSDMSLLANENLAKQMSKDPEAYVPITSVASTKKIKSLLSNKPMQVLAQALRSSSKLNVSNDGKKVKRKQPFTDKDKEELQSRTVVAENLPDDHSHHNIEKIFNVVGSVKTIRVCHPQDSNSSASKGEHFISNKLHALIEFESPEIAEKAVERLNDEKNWRKGLRVKMLLRRSPKSVLKNRKSDFDGYLDDDELAEDASQPIQPEPANDTNNIAEESSTASKKGWGKGRVKLRQQQSLSYSARGLLSASPQSNCHIQSEGPAKPIVKVPRMPDGTRGFTMGRGKPLGAAAPSSLSCVV; this comes from the exons ATGGAAAGCGTGAGAGGGAATGATCAGGGCAAGAAGAAAATGGGCGGTGGCAGTGTGAGTATTGGTGGCACAAGCAGCAGCGGCGGCGGTTGTTTCAAATTAAATGTTCATGCTCCAGAATTCATTCCTAGATCGTTTACCCAGATCCCAGTTTCGGGATATTACTACCCATATTCGCAGTACCAGGATTGGATTTATGTGGGTGATCAAGATTCATTCCCCTTTTTCGACAATAAAAATGTTGTCTTGCCTCAGGACCACCGCAAGGATGACCTCCCTGAAGAAGTCAGGCTAAAGATCATCAAACAG GTGGAGTACCAGCTAAGTGACATGAGCTTGCTTGCAAACGAGAACTTGGCCAAACAAATGAGCAAGGATCCTGAGGCCTATG TTCCTATAACTTCTGTGGCCTCTACCAAGAAGATCAAGTCTCTTCTTAGTAATAAACCTATGCAAGTGCTTGCTCAAGCGCTCCGGTCCTCATCAAAGCTG AATGTGAGCAACGATGGCAAGAAGGTTAAACGAAAGCAACCCTTCACTGATAAGGACAAAGAGGAGCTGCAG TCGCGTACTGTTGTGGCTGAGAATTTACCTGATGATCACTCCCATCATAATATTGAGAAGATATTCAATGTGGTTGGAAG TGTGAAAACCATCAGAGTATGCCATCCCCAAGATTCCAATTCTTCTGCTTCAAAGGGAGAACATTTCATTAGCAATAAG CTCCACGCTTTGATAGAGTTTGAGAGTCCTGAAATAGCCGAGAAAGCT GTGGAGAGGTTGAATGATGAAAAGAATTGGCGAAAGGGGTTAAGAGTAAAGATGTTACTTAGGCGCTCA CCAAAGTCTGTTTTAAAGAACAGGAAGTCGGATTTTGATGGCTATTTAGACGACGATGAGCTAGCAGAAGATGCCTCGCAACCTATTCAACCAGAACCAGCTAATGACACTAACAATATT GCTGAAGAGAGCTCGACTGCATCGAAGAAGGGATGGGGAAAAGGCCGAGTGAAACTCAGGCAGCAACAAAGCTTGAGTTACAGCGCCCGTGGCCTTCTTTCTGCATCGCCACAGTCTAACTGCCATATCCAATCTGAAGGGCCCGCTAAGCCGATTGTAAAGGTGCCAAGAATGCCAGATGGAACTCGAGGCTTCACAATGGGACGGGGAAAGCCACTCGGGGCTGCTGCTCCATCCAGCTTATCATGCGTCGTCTGA
- the LOC116031646 gene encoding transcription factor HHO5-like, which produces MGLIPAELSLDCSPTFVPRTIAEFLAGMSTIGDASERVSMIDDYVRRLEEEMRKIDAFKRELPLCMLLVNDAIVALKEEAVQCRRSRMEPVLEEFIPLKKSSDDDEDKIETRRERGSREKVDWMNSVQLWSSGNNHCLSSKNDLKLAIEEEENSSVTNDLLVSGKPMNPGKTSAVPGLLLGTPAREYMVIGGLSSMDCGSRAAASSTASSSVRPQYHHHQQQQQQTSRKQRRCWSQELQKLFVNALHQLGGPHVATPKQIRELMKVEGLTNDEVKSHLQKYRLHIRRSAHTNTSSANRFAPQSGSPQGPLGTSLTRDNNMTEEEEDDDDDKSGRQIPKILTLTSKNGA; this is translated from the exons ATGGGTTTGATTCCAGCTGAACTGAGCTTGGATTGCAGCCCAACTTTCGTTCCCAGAACGATCGCAGAGTTTCTCGCCGGAATGTCGACGATCGGCGACGCATCGGAGCGAGTGTCCATGATTGACGATTACGTCCGGCGACTCGAGGAGGAAATGCGGAAGATCGACGCTTTCAAACGCGAGCTGCCTCTTTGCATGCTTCTGGTAAATGACG CAATTGTAGCCCTGAAAGAGGAAGCAGTGCAGTGCAGGAGGTCAAGGATGGAGCCAGTTTTGGAAGAATTTATACCTCTCAAGAAGAgctctgatgatgatgaagataagATTGAAACCAGGAGAGAAAGGGGCAGTAGAGAAAAGGTGGATTGGATGAACTCTGTGCAGCTCTGGAGCAGTGGAAACAACCACTGTCTCAGTTCAAAGAATGATCTCAAACTG GCAATTGAGGAAGAGGAGAACAGCTCAGTAACCAATGATCTACTTGTGTCTGGGAAACCAATGAATCCAGGAAAGACATCTGCAGTTCCTGGGCTTTTGCTGGGCACTCCTGCCAGAGAATATATGGTGATTGGTGGCTTAAGTTCTATGGACTGTGGTAGCAGAGCTGCTGCATCTTCTACTGCATCAAGCAGTGTAAGGCCTCagtatcatcatcatcagcagcagcagcagcagactTCCAGGAAGCAAAGAAGATGTTGGTCACAGGAGTTGCAGAAACTATTTGTTAATGCCCTGCACCAGCTTGGAGGTCCACATG TGGCAACTCCTAAGCAGATTAGAGAGCTTATGAAAGTGGAGGGTCTGACAAATGATGAAGTAAAGAGCCATCTGCAA AAATACCGGCTTCATATTCGAAGATCTGCACACACAAATACCTCGAGTGCAAATCGGTTTGCACCCCAGTCTGGTTCCCCTCAAGGGCCCCTAGGCACTTCATTGACAAGAGACAATAACAtgacagaagaagaagaagatgatgatgatgacaagtCCGGGAGGCAAATCCCGAAAATTCTTACTCTGACGAGTAAAAATGGTGCATAG